GCGTATATTCAGCGAACACGCCATCGTAATTTTTTATTCCGAGTACTTTCATGTTCCGGCAGTGTCTGTGAAGACCTTGAATACACAAATCACACTGCTCACATGGAATGTTTATTTCTCCGACAACCCTTTTACCAACAAGTTCCTGTGGACCTTGTTCAACGATTCCAACGAACTCATGACCAAGGATACCTTTGAAATTCATGTATCCTTTCAATATCTCAAAATCGGTGTTACATATACCAGCAAGGAGAATTTTTATGAGTGCATGATCTGTCTTTATGATTGGTTTGTTAACATCTGAAAGTTTGAGATCTTGTCCATCATAGATCAAGGCTTTTATTTTTCATCACTAAGACTTTTCATCTTACTGAAGGCTCCTTTGATCGATTTGGCAGCATACTGAGCTTTCTTTACAGCTTCTTTTAAGGCATGGACTTTATCTGCTTTAGAAAGTAAATTAAAGATCAATACTACGTCAAAGACATCTCCAGTACCTATTTTATAAGGATGATCTATACCATCTCCATCTATCATGAGATCTCCCCACTTAGCACCTTTTGGTCCAAGTTTAATCACGTCGCAATCGATTTTTTCAGATTCCTTGGCGTTACCAATCACGAGTAGGTTATCAGACAACTTTTTTACGTCTTTTCTCAAATTCGCGAGTGGTCCAATGTCCAGGAAAATTCTTTTTTCTTTTGAGAGTTCGATAACTTTATAAACACTCTCGGGTGGCACTTCGGTGTTGATCACAAAACAATCGAAAGATTTTATGTGCTCTTGATCTACTTGAACTGGTAGTCTATTCACACCCCTATTCACTGCTATGGGTTTTTCATTCAGAGCGATGTGGTATCCTGTTGTTCCTTGTATTCTTCTGATATACTGTGTGTTAAAATTCAATCGCGTGAGTTCTGCCATGATCAGATCTGCCTTGTAATCGTTACCTATGTTGGAAAAAAGTGCAACATCAAAACCCATCATTTTGAGACCAAAGGCGATGTTTAGACCAGAACCACCGCACATCTCCAATATTTCTGCACTGTGTGGTTGGTCACCATAAATATAAACATCCCAAAAAATTCCGCCGACTACAGCTATTTTTATGAAGATCACCCATAGAAAAGTATAATAGAAGTGAGGTGAAAAAGTGAAGGTCAGATTTGGAAATATCGTAGATGCGATGGTAGGTATCAAAGAAATAGAGGTGAAAGAGAGTAATTTGAAAAAGATTTTTGAATCTATTTCTCAAGCATTGAAAAAGCGCGTAGAGATCATTATCGATGAAAAAGAAGAGAGTGTTTATTTATTGACTGAAAAGGATGGTAAACTCATCAGAAATTGGGTTGTCGTTTTGTGCGATGGTGTGAATATACTTGATTGTGATACCAACCATCTTAGGAGTACAGAAATGACCATCTTTGTCCCTGTCAGTGGTGGATAAAATGTTTGAAAGACATTGTCGACTACTTGAAGGATGCATGGATAGGATCACTTCAGCAAAAGTATTCGTTGCCGGTGCTGGTGGTCTTGGGTGTACGGTTTTGTCGTTGCTCGTTAGACTTGGTTTTGAGAATATATACTTAGTTGACCATGGTATCGTTGATGAACCAGATTTAAACAGGCAGATTTTGTACGATCGGGAAAGTCTGGGAAGATCAAAAACCACTGTGGCAAAAGAAAGGCTAAAAAAGGTAAATCCATCGTGTAATGTAGTTACATTCGAAGAAACTATAGATGATAATTTTTGTCTTCCAAAGGTTGATGTTGTGGTTGATTGCCTTGATAATTTCAGATCCAAATTGATACTGGATAAACTCTGTCAAGAAAATTCAGTACCGCTTGTACACGCAGGAGTGCAGGGTTTTGTTGGTCAAATCACAACTATCTTATATGGTGAAACACCCACACTCAATCAATTGTTCAGAGGGATTCAAGATCAAAAAGATTCGCAGATTTTTCCACCTTTAGTAGTTTTGGTGGCATCAATGCAGGTAGCCGAAGTGGTTAAATTAATTTGCAAGAAGAAAGAGATATTAGCTGGTAAAATTCTGATGGTTGACCTTCTAAGCAACCACTTTGAGACTGTGAAGATAATTTAATTTGGTGGTGATATGGTGAAGAGAGTCTTGGTGACAATTTATTTTCTTGTGGCTGCTGTTTTATACATTTTGATTTATGGAACTGTTGTCTTGTTCATTGGGTTGATCATTCGTATTTTTGCAGATAAAAATAAGGCGAGAAAATTCATTGACGGTCAGATCAAGATCTTTGGTAAGAATGCTTTTAGATTCATGTTCTCACCTGTGATTGTAATGGGGCAGGAAAATGTTTGCGAAAGATGTCTTGTAGTCGCAAATCACCAGAGTTTGATGGATATACCTTTGATACTCGGTTATGTTGGTCCCATGCCTATGGTTGCCAAGAAGGAGCTCTCGAGAGTACCTGGTGTGAATTGGTTTGTCAAATACATGGGAGGCTTCTTTCTTGATAGAGATAACCCAGCCGAGGGAGCTCAAGTAATTAAAAAGATCATAAAGACACTTTCATCTGG
The DNA window shown above is from Thermotoga profunda AZM34c06 and carries:
- a CDS encoding carbohydrate kinase family protein, which produces MIFIKIAVVGGIFWDVYIYGDQPHSAEILEMCGGSGLNIAFGLKMMGFDVALFSNIGNDYKADLIMAELTRLNFNTQYIRRIQGTTGYHIALNEKPIAVNRGVNRLPVQVDQEHIKSFDCFVINTEVPPESVYKVIELSKEKRIFLDIGPLANLRKDVKKLSDNLLVIGNAKESEKIDCDVIKLGPKGAKWGDLMIDGDGIDHPYKIGTGDVFDVVLIFNLLSKADKVHALKEAVKKAQYAAKSIKGAFSKMKSLSDEK
- a CDS encoding HesA/MoeB/ThiF family protein, translating into MDRITSAKVFVAGAGGLGCTVLSLLVRLGFENIYLVDHGIVDEPDLNRQILYDRESLGRSKTTVAKERLKKVNPSCNVVTFEETIDDNFCLPKVDVVVDCLDNFRSKLILDKLCQENSVPLVHAGVQGFVGQITTILYGETPTLNQLFRGIQDQKDSQIFPPLVVLVASMQVAEVVKLICKKKEILAGKILMVDLLSNHFETVKII
- a CDS encoding lysophospholipid acyltransferase family protein encodes the protein MKRVLVTIYFLVAAVLYILIYGTVVLFIGLIIRIFADKNKARKFIDGQIKIFGKNAFRFMFSPVIVMGQENVCERCLVVANHQSLMDIPLILGYVGPMPMVAKKELSRVPGVNWFVKYMGGFFLDRDNPAEGAQVIKKIIKTLSSGNSLLIFPEGTRSVDGTVGRFKTAIFKIAKKLNVKVLPISIWGTISLVPKRSLFLNPGPVSMIIHPPISPNDFPSEEMLAQKVEETVRLGVERLKATGGDSK